The Alloyangia pacifica DNA segment CGGCGTGAAGACCACCCGTTTCGGGCAGAAGGCGCTGGCCTTCGCCACCACCCACCCGATCCCGCATGACAATGTCTCGACGGAAATTCACCGGACCGGCGGGCCGTTCACGCTGGTTCCCCTGCCCGATTTCGAGGGCCAGCCCTCCTCGGCGGTCGTGTGGATGGAGGAAGGGCCAAAGGCCGAGGCGCTGATGGCCTTGGACGAGGCCGCCTTCGAGGCCGCCATGTCCGAACGGTCCTGCCACCATTTCGGCCCGCTGAAGCTGGCCTCGCGCCGCACCATCTGGCCGATCATCGCGCAGCACGCCGAGAGCCTGACCGGCCAGCGCCTCGCGCTTGTGGCCGAGGCGGCGCATGTGGTGCCCCCCATCGGCGCGCAGGGGCTGAACATGTCTCTGGCCGACATGAAGGTGCTGCACGATCTCGCGGTGGCGCGCCGCGAGGCGCTTGGCGAGGCGTCGATGCTCGACGCCTACGCCTGCAAGCGGATGCCCGACATCCGCGCCCGCGTCGCCGGGATCACCGCGCTGAACCGCGCCTCGATGCTGTCGACCCCGCTGCTGCGCGACGCGCGCGCCACGGCGCTGGATGCGCTCTACGGCGTCAAATCCGTGCGCAAGACGCTGATGCAGATGGGCCTCGGCGCGAAGGGGTGAGGCCCCGTTACGCCGGGCGCTTCTACTGCCCCACCCGCAGCGTATGGCCGGTCAGCTCCTCGCTGAACGGCACCGGGTGCGGCTCGAGTCCCAGCCGCGCGCGGTAGACCGGCAGGCTCTCGGTCACCCGCATCACGTAGTTGCGGGTCTCGGTGAAGGGGATCATCTCGATCCAGTCGATCATGTCGATCTCACCCTTCAGCGGGTTGCCGAAGATCTTCATCCAGCTCACCGGGCGCGACGGCCCGGCGTTGTAGCCCGCCGCCATCATCACCGGGTTGCCGTCGAACTGCTGCGACAGGCTCTGCAGGTAGCGCGCGCCGAGCTTGGCGTTGTAGCCCGGGTTGTCCAGCAGGCCCTCGAAACTGTAGGGCACGCCGAGCCAGCCCGCGACTTCCTTGGCGGTGCCGGGCATCAGCTGCATCAGTCCGCGCGCGCCCGCGCCGGAGACCACGCGCGGATCGAACTCGGACTCGCGCCGCGCGATCGACAGCACCATCTCACGCGGGACCGGGAAGTCCACCTTCAGCAGGTCCGGGTGCAGCGCGTAGTAGGGGCCGGCCAGCTCGAGCCCATATTGCGCCGCGCGCTTGCCGACCATGACCTCGACGTGCGGACGCTGCATCTGTGCCAGCATCTGTCCGAGCTGGCCGATCTGCTGCCGGTCGAGCCCTTCGGCGAGATGGGTCAGGAAGCGCTCGCCCAGCGACGTCTCGCCCGACGCCAGCAGCAGGATCGCGGCGCTGTAGACGCTGCTCTGGGTAAACGGCGCCGCGCGCCAGTCGGGGAAGCTCTCGGTTCCCGCCAGCTTCGGGTCGGACGCGATGCCGCCACGCTCCGCCGCCAATAGCCCATAGAAGGAGGTCTGGTAGCGCGCGCCCTGCGCATAGGCCTGCTTCGCCCCCTCGGTGTCGCCCAGCTCTTCCAGCGCGCGGCCCATCCAGTAGCCCGCACGGCCCTTGGAGATTGGCGAGGTCACCGCGCCGTCGTGGTTGCGGAAGTGGCGCAGCGCGGTCTGCGGATCTTCGAGTAAGCGCAGCGCGATGAAGCCAGAGAGCCATTCCAGCGCCGCGTATTGGTCGCCCTCGGTCAGGCCGTGGCGCGAGGCAATGGCATAGGCGGTTTCGGCATCGCCCCGGCGCATTCTCTGGTGCGCCAGGTCGTCGCGCCGCCCGGCCCAGGCCCAGGGCTCGCCAAGCGCCTCGGCACTGCTCGAGCGTTCGAGCAGCAGCGAGATGGCATCGTCGTCGCGGCCCTTGCGGAGACGCCAGAGGTAGCGCTCGTAGGCCAGCCCCGGATCGTTCGCTAGAGCCGCGGGCACCGCTTCGATGCGGCTATCGACGCCCGGATCCAGCGCGCGCAGCGCCAGCCGCGCCTCCGCGAGCTTGCGCCAGCCGTCCGAGACCAGCGGCAGAAGCGCCCGCGCATTGTCCTCCCATCCCTGCCAGAGCGCCATGTCGAGCCGCGCCTCGTGATGCGGTTTCAGCAGATCGGGCCAGTCGCGCAGGAACGTCGCGCGCTCTTCGGCGCTGAGCGGCAGGGTGCGCCACGCCATGACGATGTCGGCCTCGGCGGCGCCGCGTTGCCCCTCGGCCAGATGCGCGCGCGCCAGCGCCAGCGCCCCGGCGCCGGTCTGCGGCAGGTAGCCCGAGAAGAACGCGCGGATGGTGCCGAGATCGGATTCGGAAATGGCGATCTCGGACTTCTCGCGCAGGTAGGGTATGCCCGGCCAGTCGGGGTTGCGCGTGATGAAATCCATCACCTGGGCGGCGTTGCCCCGGCTGGCGCGCAGGTAGTGCCAGAGCACCACGTCGAGCGCGGCCTGACCGTCGCCACGCGACTCGATGAGAGCGGAGGCCCAGTTGCCCGACCGCATGTCCGCCATGGCCTTGGCGAGCGGGCGCTCGTCGGGCAGGGCAGGCGTGGCAATCAGGGCAAGAAGCACGAAGAGAGCGGCGCGGAGGCGCGACATGAGCTTGCAATTTCCTTGACGAAAAGGAATAGACACGCCGCGGAGATTACCGCGTGGCAGGGGGTGATCCAATTCACATTCCCTCCAGCCCGGGGTCTCGCTGCTACGAAGCGAACACATAAACATTAAAGGAGCGTGTCATGTTCAAAGGTTCGATGCCAGCACTGGTCACGCCGTTCAAGGACGGCGTCGTGGATTTCGACGCGCTCAAGAAACTCGTGGACTGGCACGTGGCCGAGGGCAGCTCGGCGCTGGTGCCCGTGGGGACGACCGGCGAGAGCCCAACCCTCAGCTACGAGGAACACGAGGCAGTCATCGACTGCGTGGTGAAAACCGCCGCGGGCCGGATCCCGGTGATCGCCGGCGCGGGGTCGAATTCGACCGCAGAGGCGATCCACTTCATGCAGTTCGCCGAAAAGGTCGGCGCGCAGGCAGCGCTGGTGGTGACCCCCTATTACAACAAGCCGACCCAGGCCGGTCTGATCGCGCATTTCACCGCCGTGCATGACGCCGCGAACCTTCCGATCATCATCTACAACATTCCCGGCCGATCGGTGGTCGACATGTCCCCCGCCACCATGGGCGAGCTGGCCAAACTGCCGCGTATCGTCGGCGTCAAGGACGCCACCGGCGATCTGGCGCGGGTCTGCGCACAGCGTATCACCTGCGGCACGGACTTCCTGCAGATCTCGGGAGAGGACGCCACCGCGCATGGCTTCAACGCCCAGGGCGGCATCGGCTGCATCTCGGTGACCGCGAACGTCGCCCCGGCGCTCTGCGCCCAGATGCAGGCGGCCACGCTCGCGGGCGACTACGCCAAAGCGCTGGAACTGCAGGACAAGCTGATGCCGCTGCACCAGGCGATCTTTGCCGAGCCGGGCGTCTGCGGCGCAAAATACGCCATGAGCCGTTTGGGCCTGTGCAACGAGGAAGTGCGCCTGCCGCTGCTGCCAGTGACCGAGCCGGTGCGCGCGCGCATCGACGCGGCACTGCGTCACGCCGGGCTGCTGGGCTGAAGTCCAGCGACGGATAGAGTGGGGGCACTGCCTCCGCTCCTCCGTTATGTATCCGCCCACAAGACCCCCCCGGGGGAAACCTGAATGAAAGAAGGCGGGTCCGATGTCGGACCCGCCTTTGTCTTGTGCCCAGGGCTTTTCCCGCGAAGGGGGCTCACTCGGGCTCGGTGCTCTCCACGCCCTCGGGCTCGCCGACGACCACGAATCGCAGCGCGTCGGGCTTCAGCACGCGGGCGGCGACGCGCTTCACGTCCTCGAGGGTCAGCGCCTCGATTTCGTCGTTGCGGGTGGCGATGTAATCGGGGGTCAGCCCGTCCATCTGCATGCCGACGAGGATATCGGCGATTGGCCCGTTGCCGTCGAAGCGCAGCGGGTATGCACCGGTGAGATAGGTCTTGGCCTGGTCAAGCTCCGCCTCGGTGACGCCGTTCTCGGCAAGCTTGGCCCATTCGTCCTTGATGACGTCTATGGCCTCGCCGATGCGGTCATTGGCCGAGGCGACGTGGCCGAGATAGAGCTCGGCATGGTCCATTGGCACGATGTAGGAATAGACGCCGTAGGTCAGGCCCCGCTTTTCGCGCACCTCGTTCATCAGCCGCGCCTCGAAGCCGCCACCGCCGAGAATTGTGTTCATCACATAGGCGGCGAAGAAGTCCGGATCGTCGCGCTTCAGCCCCTTCTGTCCGAAGATGGCCACCGACTGCGGTGTCTCGAAGGGCACGACCGTGATCCCTGCCGTGGTCTGCACGTCAAAATCCTGGGGCAGAGGTGCACCGGTGTCGGGCAGGTCGGCCAGAAGATTGTCGATCAGCGCCGAGAGCTCCTCGGGCGAGATGTCGCCGGTCGCGGCGATATAGACCCGGTCCTTGGCCATGGCGCCCTTCCAGGCGTCGACGATGTCGTCACGGGTGAGCGCGCGGACGCTCTCGACCGTGCCCGAGGCATCGGTCGCATAGGGGTGATCGCCGAAGACCTCGGCGTCGAAAGTCGCGCTGGCGATGCTGTCGGGGTCCTTGGCATCGCTGCGGATCCCCGAGATCACTTGCGCCCGAACCCGCGTCAGCGCGGCTTCGGAAAAGCTCGGCTCGATCAGGCTTTGGCGCAGCAACTCGACTGCGTCGTCGCGGTTTTCGGTGAGAAAGCGCGCCGAGACCGAGACCGCGTCCTGGCTCGAATCATAGCCGAAGCTCGCGGCGAGCGACTCCGACTCGGCGGCGAAACCCTGGGCATCATAGGCCCCGGCGCCCTCTTCCAGCAGCCCGACCATCAGGTTTGTCGCGCCGCGCTTGCCCGGCGCGTCCAGCGCCGCGCCGCCCTTGAAGCGGATCTCCAGCGCGGTGAAGGGGATCGAGGGTTCCTCGACCAGCCAGGCCTTGAAGCCCAGCGGCGTCTCGACCTGCTGGATGTCGATCTCGGCGGCGGCGGGCAGCGCCAGCCAGAGCGAGGCCGCCGCGGCGATCAGCGGGCCGGTCACGATGCGGAACGTCATTGGGTCACCTCTTCGGCATCAGTCTGCGGCAGCGACAGGGCGGCGGGAGCGGCCGCCGGCGCGGCATCGGCGGGGGTGGTCAGGTAGCCCGTGACCGAATGGCGCCTGTCGAAGACCTTGCGCGCGGCGGAGACGATCTGTTCGCTGGTCACGCCCTGCAGGATCTCGGGCCAGGCCTGCACGTCCTCGACCGTCAGGCCGGAGGTCAGCGCATTGCCGTAGCGCTGCGCCACGCTGGCCACGTCGTCGCGGTCGTAGATCTCGGAGGCGCGGGCCTGGAACTTGATCCGTTCGAGCTGCTCAGGATCGCAGCCGGTCTCGAGGAAGGCCGCCAGTTCGGCATCGAGCGCCGCCTCGGCCTCCTCCAGCGTCACGCCGGGCGCAGGCACGATGCCGAAGCCGAAGCTGCCATCGTCATAAGATGTGCCGTCGTAGAAAGCCCCGACATAGATCGCCTTGTGCTGTTCGAACTGCAGCTTCTGGTTCAGCACCGAGGTCTGCCCACCGCCGAGGATCTCGGCAAGCAGGGTCAGCGCCGCGGCCTCTTCCTGGTTGCCGGGGTCGCGCTCGGGCGCGAGGTAGCGGCGCATCACATAGGGCTGCGCGACGCGCGGGTCCTCGAAGCGCAACCGGCGTTCGGCCATCTGCCGCGGCTCTTGAGGGCGTTCGCGCGGGGCACCGACCTCGGGGTTGGCCGGCAGCTCGCCGTATGTCTGCTCGGCCAACGTGCGCACCTCGTCGGGCGTGGTGTCCCCGGCGACGACGAGGATCGCGTTGTTGGGAGCGTAATTGCGGTGATAGAACGCCAGCGCATCGTCGAGATCGAGCTGCTCCATCTCCTCGCGCCAGCCGATCACCGGCACGCCGTAGCGGTGGTTGAGGTAGAGCGCCGCGCCCATCTGCTCGCGCAGCAGCGCGCCCGGGTCGTTCTCGGTGCGCATGTTGCGCTCCTCGATGATCACGTCGCGCTCGGTGAGGATATCCTGCTCGTCGAGCTGCAGGTTGACCATGCGGTCGGCTTCCATCTCCATCATCAGCCCGAGCCGGTCGGCGGCGACGCGCTGGTGGTAGGCGGTCTGGTCATAGGAGGTGAAGGCGTTGTCGGTGCCGCCGTTGCGGGCGACGATCTTGGAAAACTCGCCCGGCGCCAGCGTGTCGGTGCCCTTGAAGAGCAGGTGTTCGAGGAAATGCGCGACGCCCGAGCTGCCCGCGGTCTCGTCGGCGGAGCCCGCCTTGTACCAGACCATATGCACGACGACCGGCGCGCGGTGATCCTCGACCACGACCACCTCCATGCCGTTGTCGAGCGAGAAGGTGGTGACCGGCGTCTTCTCGGGGAGGATTCCGGCTGTCTCCGCCCGCAGCGGCATCGCCGACAGCACCACCACGGCCAGCGCCGCGCTCCATGACTTCATCTGCAAGCCCCCACTCCTCGGCTGAAACGACATCTGCCCCCAACCTACGGGGCGGGGGCAGTCATTCCAAGCTGGGCTTGCGGTTTCGTGATGTGTCGCGCGCTCAGTCGGCGGGCGGCGGCGCAGAGGGGGTGCGGGCGCCCGCCTTGCGGTAGGCGGTCAACGCAGCATTGGGGTCGAGTATCTGGTCGCGGTAGACCTTGTTGTACTCATCGTCCTTGAAGAGCTTCCAGTTGAACACCGAGCGGTCGCGGCGGAACTGGGCGTCCTCGACGGCGAGCCGCGTGCGGATGTCGCCATCGCGGCCGTAGCGCGAGGCGCGGTTTACCAGCGCGGCATCGCGGGATGGCACCTCTCCAACCGCCAGCTGCGCCGGGTTGCCGCCAAGCGCCGCGACGGCGTCCGCGAGCGGCGTCTGGTCGGTGCGGTTGGCGCTGCCGGGCGTTGGCGTCGGCAGCTCGGCAAAGCTCTGCGGCATCTCCAGCGGCTTGTTCGGCACGATGGCGAACTCCTCGGGGGTGCCGCGGTTGTTGCGCATTTGGTGCAGCGTGCGATCACTCGTCGTACAGGCGACGAGCCCGGTAAGTCCGAGCATCAGCACGAGATGCGGCAGCTTCATGGCCATTCTCCGGTTCTTGCCTTTCGCCCGGATCTATACGATCCGGCCTGCCCCGTCACGGGGCCTTTTTCCCGCGCTTGCCCGCCTCGGTCCCGCCGGAGAAAAGCACCAGCCCGATCGCGCCCGCGAAGATCGCGATATCGGCGACGTTGAAGGCAAAGGGGTTGTTCAGCCCACAGCAGGACATGTTGAGGAAATCCGCCACGGCCCCGTAGAGCAGCCGGTCGATCACGTTGCCGAGCGCGCCACCGATCAGCAGCCCGCCCGAGATCAACCCCAGCCGCCCCGGCGGATCGCGCCGCAGCCAGACCGAGACGAAGAGCACGATCCCCAGCGCCACGGCGATCAGCGTCCAACGCGCAGCGGCGGCATCATCCGCGAAAAGGCCGAAGTTGACCCCGCGATTCCACGCCATACGGAAGTTGAGGAATGGCGGCAGCACGTCGATCGACAAGCGCTGCGCCAGCCCCATCACGTGCACCACGAGCCATTTCGAAAGCTGATCCACCACGAAGGTGATCGCCGCCGTCACCAGTACCAGCCGCATGAACTCTCCTTGCGCCGGGGCCGCGCCCCGGGTTTCCGCCCCGGTCTACAGGCTGCGCGCCGCGAGGAAAAGCCCTGCCCGGTTCAGGGGTGTGCGAGCGCCCGGCGCAGCAATGCGCGGAAGGCGCCCGTCGCCGCCTGCTCGTCGATCACCCCCGGATCGTTCACCGTCAGCGCCGCGCACAGGGGTCTCTCCTCGGCGTCGCGCAGCACCACGGTGAAGTTCAGCACCCCGGGCTCCGAGCCGCCCTTGTAGGCGGCGGGACCCAGTCCGTAGGCGGGCCCGGGATTGAGCTGCAGCATCGGCAGGTCCGCCATGGGCAGCAGCAGCGCGCAGAGCTGCTCGAGCGGCAGGTACCACTCGATCCCCGGCACCGAATGCGCGGCGGCCCCGGCCGGATCGGGGGGCGTCGACGCGGCCTCGGCGGCAATGCCGGAGCGGTCCTCGGGCTCTGCGTCGAGCCAGGCCCGGGCCGCTGCGGGATCGCTCTTGAGGGCAAAGAACTCGCGGGTCGAGAGCATTGCCTCCGGCGCAATCGCCAGTTCCTCGGCCACGGTGTCGCGCCCGAGCAAGTCGAGAAGCAGGTCGGTGGCGGTGTTGTCGCTCTCGGCGATCATAAGCAGCGCGGCGGTGTGCAACGTCACCGGCGCCTCTTCGGGGAAATCCTGAAGTCGCCCCGAGGGCAGCGACCGATGCCCGTCGCCAAGCCGCAGCACACGGTCCCAATCGGTCTTGCCCGCGCGCACGTCGCGGGCCAGCACCGACAGGATCCCCAGCTTGAAGGCCGAGCCGACCGCCAGCGGATGCGACGCGCCGCCCGCCGCCAGAACCTCGCCCTCGCGGGTCACCAGCCAGGAGACCTCGGCCCCCAGCCCCTCCAGCCCTGCCACAGCCGCGCGCAGATCGGCGACGAGCGGCTCGGGCGCACCGAGGCGGAGCCCGGCGATCCGCCCCTCGGGATCAAGGGTGATCTTCACCGGCACCTGGTAGGTCGCGCTGCGCAGCGTGCCGCTGCCGTCGACAAGCTCGATCTGCTCGACCGGGCCGACCTGCGCCCTCAAGGTCTCGAGCAGGCCATCGAGCTGGGCTTTGGGGACGGCGCGGGCGAAATCCTCGGTGACTTCGACATCCCCGGCGCCGCCCGACAGCAGGGCTTTCAGAACCGCGCGTTCCGCCTCCTGGCCCGCCGCAACTCCGGGCAGGCAAAGAAAGGTCGCCGCCGCCGCGAGGACAGCCCCCAAAAATACCTTCACGCCAATCACTCCCAAAAATAAGGCGGCGCTCCGCCGCCGCCGACCCCATCATTTCACGAATCGGCGCCGGGGTGAATTGCGCGGAATTGGTCACGATCACTCTCCGGTCACCCGCGCGACCTTGAAGACCACGCAGGGGTGAGACGCTACAGGCGGTCCATCTGACCCTACTCCCGCCGGTTGCTTGCTTATTTCCGAAGTCCACCCAAAAGAGATCTTTTTCGCACCCGCGGCATCATGATGCTTGTCGACATTCCGGCGACTGAATATCTATTTCTTGTGGCCATTAAATTTCGCCGGTTCCTTTTTCAGAATTCCGATGAGTGAGCGCCAATTGTGACAAGCATTTCTTCTCCCTCTCAGAGATCCTCCGTCGGCTGGGGTGTAAAGCTCCTTGGATGGGGCTGCGTTCTGCTGGGCCTCGTTCTTATGGCTGGCGGTCTCTGGCTGATCTCCCTGGGCGGAAGCTGGTACTACGCGCTCGCGGGGCTCGGCCTTGTCCTCACCGGGGCGCTGCTCAATCGCGGCAGCCTGAAGGCGCTGTGGCTTTACTTGCTCGTCTGGGTCGGAACGCTTGGCTGGGCCTGGTGGGAGAGCGGCAACGACTGGTGGGCGCAGCTGCCGCGGATGCTGTCCCCGACCGTGATCCTGCTTCTCATGCTGGCCTGCCTCCCGGCATTGGTCCGAAACAGGCGGCGCCCGTCCTGAGGACCCGATCAAGACCCACAGAGCCCCGGGCCAAAGCTCTCGTAGGAGGTACATGTCGATGATCCGTTTTCTCCAAACGCCCGGGCGCGGCCTGCTGGCCTCCTTTGCGGGCGCCGTGCTCGGGCTGGCCGCACCCTCCGTGCTTGCCCAGGGCGGCGGCGCATCCGAGCCGCCGCCGGAACGGGCGATGCCGGTGCCCGTCGGCGCGGACTGGCCCTATTATGGCGGCGACGGCATGGCACAGCGCTTTTCGCCGCTGACCCAGATCACCCCTGCCAATGTCGGACAGCTCGAGCGCGCCTTCGTCTTCCACACCGGCGATCTGCCCCCCGGCGACGGCGCCGGCAGATACGCCGCCGAGACGACGCCGCTGAAGATCGGCGACAGTCTCGTCATGTGCACCGCGATGAACAGGATGATCTCGATCGACGCGGCAACCGGCGAGGAGCGCTGGCGCTTCGATCCCGAGGTCCCGCGCGAGGCGATCCCCTATGGGGCCACCTGCCGCGGTGTGGCCGCCTATACCGATCCGGACAGGCCCGAGGGCGAGGCCTGCAAGGTGCGGGTGATCGAGGCCACGCTCGATGCCCGCCTGATCGCGCTCGACGTCGAGACCGGGGAGCCCTGCACGGACTTCGGCAGCGACGGACAGGTCGATCTCTGGGAGGGCATCGGCGAAAAGGTGCCGGGCTTCTACGCGGTCACCGCCGCGCCCACCATCGTCGGCGGTATCGTGGTCACCGGCGCACAGGTCAAGGACGGACAGGCCGAGGACGCTCCTTCGGGGGTGGTGCGCGGCTTCGACGCGGTGACCGGCGCGCTCGCCTGGGCCTGGGACTTGGCCGCACCCGAGGAGATGGGCGGCGGCCCGTCCGAGGGCAAGACCTACACCCGCGGTACGCCCAACATGTGGACCACCGCCACCGCCGACGAGCTGCGCGGCATCGTCTACCTTCCGCTCGGCAATTCCGCGGTGGACTACTATGGCTCCAACCGCTCGGAGGCGGAGAATACCTACGCCACCTCTCTGGTCGCACTGGATGCCGCCACCGGCGAGGAGCTCTGGCATTTCCAGACCCTGCGGCACGACGTGTGGGACTACGATCTCGGCGCGCAGCCGACGCTGCTGGACTACAAGGGCGAGCCGGCAATCCTGCTGTCCTCG contains these protein-coding regions:
- a CDS encoding UbiH/UbiF family hydroxylase; its protein translation is MDYDILISGGGIAGLTAAAAFGNAGFSVLCVDPAPPVTEREAQGADLRSTAFLQPAQAFLAEAGLWERLAPHAMPLQVMRIVDAGGELPEPRIVKDFDSAEISELPFGWNLPNWLLRRELSAHLHGMERVTFLPGTATTALFTREAEARVTLSDGRRIRTRLVIAADGRNSPMREAAGIGVKTTRFGQKALAFATTHPIPHDNVSTEIHRTGGPFTLVPLPDFEGQPSSAVVWMEEGPKAEALMALDEAAFEAAMSERSCHHFGPLKLASRRTIWPIIAQHAESLTGQRLALVAEAAHVVPPIGAQGLNMSLADMKVLHDLAVARREALGEASMLDAYACKRMPDIRARVAGITALNRASMLSTPLLRDARATALDALYGVKSVRKTLMQMGLGAKG
- a CDS encoding lytic transglycosylase domain-containing protein, whose amino-acid sequence is MSRLRAALFVLLALIATPALPDERPLAKAMADMRSGNWASALIESRGDGQAALDVVLWHYLRASRGNAAQVMDFITRNPDWPGIPYLREKSEIAISESDLGTIRAFFSGYLPQTGAGALALARAHLAEGQRGAAEADIVMAWRTLPLSAEERATFLRDWPDLLKPHHEARLDMALWQGWEDNARALLPLVSDGWRKLAEARLALRALDPGVDSRIEAVPAALANDPGLAYERYLWRLRKGRDDDAISLLLERSSSAEALGEPWAWAGRRDDLAHQRMRRGDAETAYAIASRHGLTEGDQYAALEWLSGFIALRLLEDPQTALRHFRNHDGAVTSPISKGRAGYWMGRALEELGDTEGAKQAYAQGARYQTSFYGLLAAERGGIASDPKLAGTESFPDWRAAPFTQSSVYSAAILLLASGETSLGERFLTHLAEGLDRQQIGQLGQMLAQMQRPHVEVMVGKRAAQYGLELAGPYYALHPDLLKVDFPVPREMVLSIARRESEFDPRVVSGAGARGLMQLMPGTAKEVAGWLGVPYSFEGLLDNPGYNAKLGARYLQSLSQQFDGNPVMMAAGYNAGPSRPVSWMKIFGNPLKGEIDMIDWIEMIPFTETRNYVMRVTESLPVYRARLGLEPHPVPFSEELTGHTLRVGQ
- the dapA gene encoding 4-hydroxy-tetrahydrodipicolinate synthase, translated to MFKGSMPALVTPFKDGVVDFDALKKLVDWHVAEGSSALVPVGTTGESPTLSYEEHEAVIDCVVKTAAGRIPVIAGAGSNSTAEAIHFMQFAEKVGAQAALVVTPYYNKPTQAGLIAHFTAVHDAANLPIIIYNIPGRSVVDMSPATMGELAKLPRIVGVKDATGDLARVCAQRITCGTDFLQISGEDATAHGFNAQGGIGCISVTANVAPALCAQMQAATLAGDYAKALELQDKLMPLHQAIFAEPGVCGAKYAMSRLGLCNEEVRLPLLPVTEPVRARIDAALRHAGLLG
- a CDS encoding M16 family metallopeptidase, producing MTFRIVTGPLIAAAASLWLALPAAAEIDIQQVETPLGFKAWLVEEPSIPFTALEIRFKGGAALDAPGKRGATNLMVGLLEEGAGAYDAQGFAAESESLAASFGYDSSQDAVSVSARFLTENRDDAVELLRQSLIEPSFSEAALTRVRAQVISGIRSDAKDPDSIASATFDAEVFGDHPYATDASGTVESVRALTRDDIVDAWKGAMAKDRVYIAATGDISPEELSALIDNLLADLPDTGAPLPQDFDVQTTAGITVVPFETPQSVAIFGQKGLKRDDPDFFAAYVMNTILGGGGFEARLMNEVREKRGLTYGVYSYIVPMDHAELYLGHVASANDRIGEAIDVIKDEWAKLAENGVTEAELDQAKTYLTGAYPLRFDGNGPIADILVGMQMDGLTPDYIATRNDEIEALTLEDVKRVAARVLKPDALRFVVVGEPEGVESTEPE
- a CDS encoding M16 family metallopeptidase; protein product: MKSWSAALAVVVLSAMPLRAETAGILPEKTPVTTFSLDNGMEVVVVEDHRAPVVVHMVWYKAGSADETAGSSGVAHFLEHLLFKGTDTLAPGEFSKIVARNGGTDNAFTSYDQTAYHQRVAADRLGLMMEMEADRMVNLQLDEQDILTERDVIIEERNMRTENDPGALLREQMGAALYLNHRYGVPVIGWREEMEQLDLDDALAFYHRNYAPNNAILVVAGDTTPDEVRTLAEQTYGELPANPEVGAPRERPQEPRQMAERRLRFEDPRVAQPYVMRRYLAPERDPGNQEEAAALTLLAEILGGGQTSVLNQKLQFEQHKAIYVGAFYDGTSYDDGSFGFGIVPAPGVTLEEAEAALDAELAAFLETGCDPEQLERIKFQARASEIYDRDDVASVAQRYGNALTSGLTVEDVQAWPEILQGVTSEQIVSAARKVFDRRHSVTGYLTTPADAAPAAAPAALSLPQTDAEEVTQ
- a CDS encoding DUF3035 domain-containing protein, whose translation is MKLPHLVLMLGLTGLVACTTSDRTLHQMRNNRGTPEEFAIVPNKPLEMPQSFAELPTPTPGSANRTDQTPLADAVAALGGNPAQLAVGEVPSRDAALVNRASRYGRDGDIRTRLAVEDAQFRRDRSVFNWKLFKDDEYNKVYRDQILDPNAALTAYRKAGARTPSAPPPAD
- the lspA gene encoding signal peptidase II, translating into MRLVLVTAAITFVVDQLSKWLVVHVMGLAQRLSIDVLPPFLNFRMAWNRGVNFGLFADDAAAARWTLIAVALGIVLFVSVWLRRDPPGRLGLISGGLLIGGALGNVIDRLLYGAVADFLNMSCCGLNNPFAFNVADIAIFAGAIGLVLFSGGTEAGKRGKKAP
- a CDS encoding class A beta-lactamase-related serine hydrolase — its product is MKVFLGAVLAAAATFLCLPGVAAGQEAERAVLKALLSGGAGDVEVTEDFARAVPKAQLDGLLETLRAQVGPVEQIELVDGSGTLRSATYQVPVKITLDPEGRIAGLRLGAPEPLVADLRAAVAGLEGLGAEVSWLVTREGEVLAAGGASHPLAVGSAFKLGILSVLARDVRAGKTDWDRVLRLGDGHRSLPSGRLQDFPEEAPVTLHTAALLMIAESDNTATDLLLDLLGRDTVAEELAIAPEAMLSTREFFALKSDPAAARAWLDAEPEDRSGIAAEAASTPPDPAGAAAHSVPGIEWYLPLEQLCALLLPMADLPMLQLNPGPAYGLGPAAYKGGSEPGVLNFTVVLRDAEERPLCAALTVNDPGVIDEQAATGAFRALLRRALAHP
- a CDS encoding glucose dehydrogenase; its protein translation is MAGGLWLISLGGSWYYALAGLGLVLTGALLNRGSLKALWLYLLVWVGTLGWAWWESGNDWWAQLPRMLSPTVILLLMLACLPALVRNRRRPS
- a CDS encoding pyrroloquinoline quinone-dependent dehydrogenase, whose product is MIRFLQTPGRGLLASFAGAVLGLAAPSVLAQGGGASEPPPERAMPVPVGADWPYYGGDGMAQRFSPLTQITPANVGQLERAFVFHTGDLPPGDGAGRYAAETTPLKIGDSLVMCTAMNRMISIDAATGEERWRFDPEVPREAIPYGATCRGVAAYTDPDRPEGEACKVRVIEATLDARLIALDVETGEPCTDFGSDGQVDLWEGIGEKVPGFYAVTAAPTIVGGIVVTGAQVKDGQAEDAPSGVVRGFDAVTGALAWAWDLAAPEEMGGGPSEGKTYTRGTPNMWTTATADELRGIVYLPLGNSAVDYYGSNRSEAENTYATSLVALDAATGEELWHFQTLRHDVWDYDLGAQPTLLDYKGEPAILLSSKQGDLYILNRETGAPLTPVGELTDLPQGEIEPDFVADSQPVSLWATLRKPPLTEKRMWGITPIDQLYCRIRFRQMVYDGYLTPPSTRNYIQYPGYYGGNDWGSVAVDTSRGLLIANYNDIPNLTRLVPRAEADAEGMRPIGSPERAAGRGQPQVGAPYGVTTNAGWRSGLTELPCTQPPYGGITAIDLATGEPVWDTPLGTARRNGPFGLPSRLPLKIGTPNNGGAVLTASGLIFIGAAVDNLFRAIDIETGETLWTDALPAGGQANPISYEVDGRQYVLIAATGHHAMETGVSDAIIAYRLPD